The following proteins come from a genomic window of Kitasatospora sp. NBC_01246:
- a CDS encoding biotin--[acetyl-CoA-carboxylase] ligase, with the protein MTDSDTPRRSGLRGFGHAGPSPWTDLDRPPLDAEALRRDLVRPGGFWTALDVVTETGSTNSDLAARAGAGAPQGAVLVAEAQSAGRGRLERQWTAPPRSGLFLSVLLRPDEVPVERYGWLPILVGVAAAATLSRVAEVEVGLKWPNDLQVTVDGAERKLGGILTELSGGAVVAGLGLNVSLREGELPVPTAASLLLAGAAVTDRSTLLRALLREFAVLYTEWTAAAGDPHASGLLAAYADRCTTLGRPVKVHLPGDRELVGEAVAIDGDGRLVVRTPDGARRPVGAGDVVHVRPEPR; encoded by the coding sequence ATGACCGACTCCGACACCCCCCGCCGCAGTGGACTGCGCGGCTTCGGCCACGCCGGGCCGTCGCCCTGGACCGATCTGGACCGGCCGCCGCTGGACGCCGAGGCGCTGCGCCGCGACCTCGTCCGGCCGGGCGGGTTCTGGACCGCGCTGGACGTCGTCACCGAGACCGGTTCCACCAACAGCGACCTCGCCGCCCGGGCCGGGGCCGGCGCGCCGCAGGGCGCCGTGCTGGTCGCCGAGGCGCAGAGCGCCGGGCGCGGGCGGCTGGAGCGGCAGTGGACGGCGCCGCCCCGGTCGGGGCTCTTCCTCTCCGTCCTGCTTCGCCCGGACGAGGTACCCGTCGAGCGGTACGGCTGGTTGCCGATCCTGGTCGGCGTCGCCGCGGCCGCCACGCTGAGCCGGGTCGCCGAGGTCGAGGTCGGCCTGAAGTGGCCCAACGACCTCCAGGTCACCGTCGACGGCGCGGAGCGCAAGCTCGGCGGCATCCTCACCGAGCTCAGCGGCGGCGCGGTGGTGGCCGGCCTCGGCCTCAACGTGTCGCTGCGCGAGGGCGAGCTGCCCGTCCCGACCGCCGCCTCGCTGCTGCTGGCCGGCGCCGCGGTGACCGACCGGTCCACCCTGCTCCGCGCGCTGCTGCGCGAGTTCGCCGTCCTCTACACCGAGTGGACGGCCGCGGCCGGCGACCCGCACGCCAGCGGTCTGCTGGCCGCCTACGCGGACCGGTGCACCACGCTCGGCCGTCCGGTCAAGGTCCACCTGCCGGGCGACCGCGAACTCGTCGGCGAGGCGGTGGCGATCGACGGCGACGGCCGGCTGGTGGTCCGCACCCCCGACGGTGCACGGCGTCCGGTGGGCGCGGGAGACGTCGTCCACGTGCGCCCCGAGCCGCGCTGA
- a CDS encoding acyl-CoA carboxylase subunit beta, with the protein MTEAPYDPHTTAGKLADLRRRIDEAVHSGSAKAVEKQHAKGKLTARERVVELMDEGSFVEFDEFARHRSTNFGQEKNRPYGDGVVTGYGTVDGRQVAVFAQDFTVFGGSLGEVFGEKIVKVMDFALKTGCPVIGINDSGGARIQEGVVSLGLYGEIFRRNVHASGVVPQISLIMGPCAGGAVYSPAITDFVVMADQTSHMFITGPDVIKTVTGEDVGMEELGGARTHNTKSGNAHYLAADEKEAIEYVKSLLSYLPSNNLSDPPAFPEEADLSVTDEDLELDTLVPDSANQPYDMHTVIEHVLDDGEFLETQALYAGNIITGFGRVEGHPVGIVGNQPMDLAGCLDINASEKAARFIRTCDSFNIPVITFVDVPGFLPGTEQEWDGIIRRGAKLIYAYAEATVPMITVITRKAFGGAYDVMGSKHLGADLNLAWPTAQIAVMGAQGAANIVYRRELAEAAAAGADVDARRAELVSEYEDTLLNPYLAAERGYVDAVIAPSDTRRHIVRGLRALRGKREVLPPKKHGNIPL; encoded by the coding sequence ATGACCGAGGCCCCGTACGACCCCCACACCACCGCCGGCAAGCTCGCCGACCTGCGGCGCAGGATCGACGAGGCGGTGCACTCCGGCTCCGCCAAGGCCGTGGAGAAGCAGCACGCCAAGGGGAAGCTGACCGCGCGTGAGCGCGTCGTCGAGCTGATGGACGAGGGCTCCTTCGTGGAGTTCGACGAGTTCGCCCGGCACCGCTCGACCAACTTCGGCCAGGAGAAGAACCGCCCGTACGGCGACGGCGTGGTGACCGGCTACGGCACCGTCGACGGCCGTCAGGTCGCCGTCTTCGCGCAGGACTTCACCGTCTTCGGCGGCTCGCTCGGCGAGGTGTTCGGCGAGAAGATCGTCAAGGTGATGGACTTCGCGCTGAAGACCGGCTGCCCGGTCATCGGCATCAACGACTCCGGCGGCGCCCGGATCCAGGAGGGCGTGGTCTCGCTCGGCCTGTACGGCGAGATCTTCCGCCGCAACGTGCACGCCTCCGGGGTCGTCCCGCAGATCTCGCTGATCATGGGCCCCTGCGCGGGCGGCGCGGTGTACTCGCCCGCGATCACCGACTTCGTGGTGATGGCCGATCAGACCTCGCACATGTTCATCACCGGCCCGGACGTGATCAAGACCGTCACCGGTGAGGACGTCGGCATGGAGGAGCTGGGCGGCGCGCGCACCCACAACACCAAGTCCGGCAACGCGCACTACCTGGCCGCGGACGAGAAGGAGGCGATCGAGTACGTCAAGAGCCTGCTCTCGTACCTGCCCTCCAACAACCTCTCCGACCCGCCGGCCTTCCCCGAGGAGGCGGACCTCTCCGTCACCGACGAGGACCTCGAACTCGACACCCTCGTGCCGGACTCGGCGAACCAGCCGTACGACATGCACACGGTGATCGAGCACGTCCTGGACGACGGCGAGTTCCTGGAGACCCAGGCGCTGTACGCGGGCAACATCATCACCGGCTTCGGCCGGGTCGAGGGCCACCCGGTCGGCATCGTCGGCAACCAGCCGATGGACCTGGCCGGCTGCCTGGACATCAACGCCAGCGAGAAGGCCGCCCGGTTCATCCGGACCTGCGACAGCTTCAACATCCCGGTGATCACCTTCGTGGACGTGCCCGGCTTCCTGCCCGGCACCGAGCAGGAGTGGGACGGCATCATCCGCCGCGGCGCCAAGCTGATCTACGCCTACGCCGAGGCCACCGTGCCGATGATCACCGTGATCACCCGCAAGGCCTTCGGCGGCGCGTACGACGTCATGGGCTCCAAGCACCTGGGCGCCGACCTCAACCTGGCCTGGCCGACCGCGCAGATCGCGGTGATGGGCGCGCAGGGCGCGGCCAACATCGTCTACCGGCGCGAGCTGGCCGAGGCCGCCGCCGCGGGCGCCGACGTCGACGCCCGCCGGGCTGAGCTGGTCTCCGAGTACGAGGACACCCTGCTCAACCCGTACCTGGCCGCCGAGCGCGGCTACGTGGACGCCGTCATCGCGCCGAGCGACACCCGCCGGCACATCGTCCGCGGGCTGCGCGCGCTGCGCGGCAAGCGTGAGGTGCTGCCGCCGAAGAAGCACGGAAACATCCCCCTGTAA
- a CDS encoding acyl-CoA carboxylase subunit epsilon yields MAPIHVLHGQPTPEELATVLAVVQSRAAAAQAAAEAARRAGAGPDSAWNDRARRLRATPRPGVNAWRTSGWAG; encoded by the coding sequence ATGGCCCCGATCCACGTGCTGCACGGGCAGCCGACCCCCGAGGAGCTGGCCACCGTCCTGGCGGTGGTCCAGTCCCGGGCCGCCGCCGCGCAGGCGGCCGCCGAGGCGGCCCGCCGGGCCGGCGCCGGCCCGGACTCCGCCTGGAACGACCGCGCCCGCCGGCTGCGCGCCACCCCCCGCCCGGGCGTCAACGCCTGGCGCACCTCGGGCTGGGCCGGCTAG
- the mmpB gene encoding morphogenic membrane protein MmpB, which produces MLWSDPRDEPSPEARRLQERLRRAGHVLAACLLLIAVLLMV; this is translated from the coding sequence GTGCTCTGGTCCGACCCCCGCGACGAGCCCTCCCCGGAGGCCCGCCGACTGCAGGAGAGGCTCCGCCGCGCCGGCCATGTGCTCGCGGCCTGCCTCCTGTTGATCGCCGTCCTGCTGATGGTCTGA
- a CDS encoding nucleoside triphosphate pyrophosphatase, whose product MTDRRALVLASASPARLGLLRQAGLDPRVVVSGVDEDAITAASPAELALVLAEAKAKAVAAELTGGELVIGCDSVLELDGQALGKPADAAEALARWQAMRGRSGVLRTGHCVIDTATGEQSSATASTTVRFGTPDDDEVAAYIASGEPLHVAGAFTLDGRSAPFVEGIDGDPGNVIGLSLPLLRRLLADLGVRITDLWA is encoded by the coding sequence ATGACCGACCGCCGCGCCCTCGTCCTCGCCTCCGCCTCCCCCGCCCGCCTCGGGCTGCTGCGCCAGGCGGGCCTCGACCCGCGCGTGGTGGTCAGCGGCGTCGACGAGGACGCGATCACCGCCGCGAGCCCCGCCGAGCTCGCCCTCGTCCTCGCCGAGGCCAAGGCCAAGGCGGTCGCCGCCGAGCTGACCGGCGGCGAGCTGGTGATCGGCTGCGACTCGGTGCTGGAGCTGGACGGGCAGGCGCTCGGCAAGCCCGCCGACGCCGCCGAGGCCCTCGCCCGCTGGCAGGCGATGCGCGGCCGGTCCGGGGTGCTGCGCACCGGGCACTGCGTGATCGACACCGCCACCGGCGAGCAGTCCTCGGCCACCGCCTCCACCACCGTCCGCTTCGGCACCCCGGACGACGACGAGGTCGCCGCCTACATCGCCTCCGGCGAGCCGCTGCACGTGGCCGGCGCGTTCACCCTGGACGGCCGCTCGGCGCCGTTCGTCGAGGGCATCGACGGCGACCCGGGCAACGTCATCGGCCTCTCCCTGCCGCTGCTCCGCCGGCTGCTCGCCGACCTCGGCGTCCGGATCACCGACCTCTGGGCCTGA
- a CDS encoding acetyl/propionyl/methylcrotonyl-CoA carboxylase subunit alpha yields MRKVLIANRGEIAVRVARACSDAGIASVAVYAEPDRDALHVRAADEAYALGGDTPGTSYLDIAKVLKAAADSGADAVHPGYGFLSENAEFAQAVLDAGLTWIGPPPQAIRDLGDKVTARHVAQRAGAPLVAGTPDPVSGADEVVVFAQEHGLPVAIKAAFGGGGRGLKVARTLEEIPELYESAVREAVAAFGRGECFVEQYLDNPRHVETQCLADRHGNVVVVSTRDCSLQRRHQKLVEEAPAPFLTPEQNAELYRASKAILKEAGYVGAGTCEFLVSQDGLISFLEVNTRLQVEHPVSEEVTGIDLVREMFRIADGEELGYDDPEVRGHSIEFRINGEDPGRGFLPAPGTVTLFAPPSGPGVRLDAGVETGSVIGPAWDSLLAKLIVTGTTRKQALQRAARALAEFKVEGMATAIPFHRAVVTDPAFAPEVHGGDGPFTVFTRWIETEFQNTIPAFAGAPGEGEEAEGRETVVVEVGGKRIEVSLPSSLGVASAPAAATGGAAKAKRRVGAKKAGSAVSGDTLASPMQGTIVKVAVEEGQVVAEGELIVVLEAMKMEQPLNAHKAGTVVGLKAEVGGSVSSGAALCEIKD; encoded by the coding sequence GTGCGCAAGGTGCTCATCGCCAACCGCGGAGAAATCGCCGTCCGCGTCGCCCGGGCCTGCTCGGACGCCGGTATCGCCAGCGTCGCCGTCTACGCCGAGCCGGACCGGGATGCGCTGCACGTCCGCGCGGCCGACGAGGCTTACGCGCTGGGCGGCGACACCCCCGGTACCAGCTACCTCGACATCGCGAAGGTCCTGAAGGCCGCCGCCGACTCGGGGGCGGACGCCGTCCACCCCGGCTACGGCTTCCTGTCGGAGAACGCCGAGTTCGCCCAGGCCGTCCTCGACGCGGGCCTGACCTGGATCGGCCCGCCCCCGCAGGCCATCCGCGACCTCGGTGACAAGGTCACCGCCCGGCACGTGGCGCAGCGCGCCGGTGCCCCGCTGGTCGCCGGCACGCCGGACCCGGTCTCGGGCGCCGACGAGGTCGTCGTCTTCGCCCAGGAGCACGGCCTCCCGGTCGCCATCAAGGCGGCGTTCGGCGGTGGCGGCCGCGGCCTCAAGGTCGCCCGCACGCTGGAGGAGATCCCGGAGCTCTACGAGTCCGCGGTTCGCGAGGCGGTCGCCGCCTTCGGTCGCGGCGAGTGTTTCGTCGAGCAGTACCTGGACAACCCCCGGCACGTCGAGACCCAGTGCCTGGCCGACCGGCACGGCAACGTGGTGGTCGTCTCCACCCGTGACTGCTCGCTGCAGCGCCGGCACCAGAAGCTCGTCGAGGAGGCGCCCGCGCCGTTCCTCACCCCCGAGCAGAACGCCGAGCTGTACCGGGCGTCCAAGGCCATCCTCAAGGAGGCCGGCTACGTCGGCGCCGGGACCTGCGAGTTCCTGGTCTCCCAGGACGGGCTGATCTCCTTCCTGGAGGTCAACACCCGCCTCCAGGTCGAGCACCCGGTCTCCGAGGAGGTCACCGGGATCGACCTGGTCCGCGAGATGTTCCGGATCGCCGACGGCGAGGAGCTCGGGTACGACGACCCGGAGGTGCGGGGTCACTCGATCGAGTTCCGCATCAACGGCGAGGACCCGGGCCGCGGCTTCCTGCCCGCGCCCGGCACGGTGACGCTGTTCGCGCCGCCGTCCGGCCCCGGCGTCCGGCTGGACGCGGGCGTCGAGACCGGCTCGGTCATCGGCCCCGCCTGGGACTCGCTGCTCGCCAAGCTGATCGTCACCGGCACCACCCGCAAGCAGGCGCTGCAGCGCGCCGCCCGGGCGCTGGCCGAGTTCAAGGTCGAGGGCATGGCCACGGCCATCCCGTTCCACCGCGCGGTCGTGACCGACCCGGCGTTCGCGCCCGAGGTGCACGGCGGCGACGGACCGTTCACGGTCTTCACCCGGTGGATCGAGACCGAGTTCCAGAACACCATCCCCGCGTTCGCCGGTGCGCCCGGCGAGGGCGAGGAGGCCGAGGGCCGCGAGACCGTGGTGGTCGAGGTGGGCGGCAAGCGGATCGAGGTCTCGCTGCCGTCCTCGCTGGGCGTCGCGTCCGCCCCGGCGGCCGCCACCGGCGGTGCGGCCAAGGCCAAGCGCCGGGTCGGTGCCAAGAAGGCCGGCTCGGCGGTCAGCGGTGACACCCTGGCCTCGCCGATGCAGGGCACCATCGTCAAGGTCGCCGTCGAGGAGGGCCAGGTCGTCGCCGAGGGCGAGCTGATCGTCGTCCTGGAGGCGATGAAGATGGAGCAGCCGCTGAACGCCCACAAGGCGGGCACCGTGGTCGGCCTCAAGGCCGAGGTCGGCGGCAGCGTCAGCAGCGGCGCCGCGCTCTGCGAGATCAAGGACTGA
- a CDS encoding DeoR/GlpR family DNA-binding transcription regulator — protein MVRANGAVSLRELARVVQTSEVTVRRDVRALEAEGLLDRRHGGAVLPGGFSREPGYPQKTHLSAAEKSAIADLAAGLVEEGDAVVVGAGTTTQELARRLARVPGLTVVTNSLLVAQALAHANRVEVVMTGGTLRGSNYALVGSGAEQSLHGLRVSKAFISGSGLTAERGLSTTNMLSASVDRALVQSAAEVIVLADHTKLGADTMFQTVPTETITRLVTDEHAAADDTTARELDALADCGVQIDLAPLSAAPTGDAPVHGTGSGPVHQTQPGPLARRAAPPPGGAPLPGQRRPGAHGGPGGPGGPLPARLAELGAVPRGR, from the coding sequence ATGGTGCGCGCCAACGGAGCTGTGTCGCTCCGCGAACTGGCCCGCGTCGTCCAGACCTCCGAAGTGACCGTACGTCGTGACGTACGGGCACTGGAGGCAGAAGGGCTCCTCGACCGCCGGCACGGCGGCGCGGTGCTCCCCGGCGGCTTCAGCCGCGAACCCGGCTATCCGCAGAAGACCCACCTCTCCGCGGCCGAGAAGAGCGCCATCGCCGATCTCGCCGCGGGCCTGGTGGAGGAGGGTGACGCGGTGGTGGTCGGCGCCGGTACCACCACGCAGGAGCTGGCCCGCCGACTGGCCCGGGTGCCCGGGCTGACGGTGGTCACCAACTCCCTGCTGGTCGCGCAGGCGCTGGCGCACGCCAACCGGGTGGAGGTGGTGATGACCGGCGGCACCCTGCGGGGTTCCAACTACGCCCTGGTGGGCAGTGGCGCCGAGCAGTCGCTGCACGGGCTGCGGGTCTCCAAGGCGTTCATCTCCGGCAGTGGACTGACCGCCGAGCGCGGGCTGTCGACCACGAACATGCTCTCCGCGAGCGTGGACCGGGCTCTGGTGCAGTCGGCTGCCGAGGTCATCGTCCTCGCCGACCACACCAAGCTCGGCGCGGACACCATGTTCCAGACCGTCCCGACCGAGACCATCACCCGGCTGGTCACCGACGAGCACGCCGCCGCCGACGACACCACCGCCCGCGAGCTGGACGCGCTCGCCGACTGCGGGGTGCAGATCGACCTGGCGCCGCTGAGCGCCGCGCCGACCGGGGACGCCCCCGTGCACGGCACCGGCAGCGGGCCCGTCCACCAGACCCAGCCCGGCCCGCTGGCCCGGCGCGCGGCCCCGCCGCCCGGCGGTGCCCCGCTGCCCGGTCAGCGCCGCCCCGGCGCGCACGGCGGCCCCGGCGGGCCGGGCGGTCCGCTGCCGGCCCGGCTCGCCGAGCTGGGGGCCGTCCCGCGCGGGCGCTGA
- a CDS encoding NAD(P)H-quinone dehydrogenase — protein MVDVTRIVIIGGGPGGYEAALVASQLGAEVTVVDRDGLGGSAVLTDCVPSKTLIATAEVMTTFDSSYEELGIIVADDTPPLERQARVVGVDLGKVNRRVKRLAIAQSHDITQSVTRAGVTVLRGRGRLGGGGQAVDGSREVLVDAPDGSVQSLHADAVLIATGAHPRELPDAQPDGERILTWTQVYDLEELPAELIVVGSGVTGAEFAGAYQALGSKVTLVSSRDRVLPGEDPDAAEVLEEVFRRRGMNVMGRSRAETVKRVGDHVEVTLSDGKVIRGTHCLMAVGSIPNTAEMGLEEAGVKLNDWGQIKVDRVSRTSAPGVYAAGDCTGVFMLASVAAMQGRIAMYHALGDAVQPLNLKTVASNVFTDPEIATVGYTAADVSCGKMDAVEVKLPLRGNPRAKMQGIRDGFVKLFCRPGTGIVVGGVVVAPRASELIHPIALAVDANLTVEQVASAFTIYPSVSGSTAEAARQLHIRKRADGES, from the coding sequence ATGGTGGACGTGACTCGGATCGTGATCATCGGTGGCGGACCCGGCGGCTACGAGGCGGCGCTCGTCGCCTCCCAGCTCGGCGCGGAGGTGACCGTCGTCGACCGCGACGGTCTGGGCGGATCGGCGGTGCTCACGGACTGCGTGCCGTCGAAGACCCTGATCGCGACCGCGGAGGTGATGACGACCTTCGACAGCTCGTACGAAGAGCTGGGCATCATCGTCGCCGACGACACCCCACCGCTGGAGCGGCAGGCCCGGGTGGTCGGCGTGGACCTCGGCAAGGTCAACCGACGCGTCAAGCGCCTCGCCATCGCGCAGTCCCACGACATCACCCAGTCGGTGACCCGGGCCGGGGTCACCGTGCTGCGCGGCCGGGGCCGGCTCGGCGGCGGCGGGCAGGCCGTGGACGGCTCCCGCGAGGTGCTGGTGGACGCGCCCGACGGCAGCGTCCAGTCGCTGCACGCGGACGCGGTGCTGATCGCCACCGGCGCGCACCCGCGCGAGCTGCCGGACGCCCAGCCGGACGGCGAGCGGATCCTGACCTGGACCCAGGTGTACGACCTGGAGGAGCTGCCGGCCGAGCTGATCGTGGTCGGCTCCGGTGTGACCGGCGCCGAGTTCGCCGGCGCCTACCAGGCGCTCGGTTCCAAGGTCACCCTGGTGTCGAGCCGCGACCGGGTGCTGCCGGGCGAGGACCCGGACGCCGCCGAGGTGCTGGAGGAGGTCTTCCGCCGCCGCGGCATGAACGTGATGGGCCGCAGCCGGGCCGAGACGGTCAAGCGGGTCGGCGACCACGTCGAGGTGACGCTCTCCGACGGCAAGGTGATCAGGGGCACGCACTGCCTGATGGCGGTCGGCTCGATCCCCAACACCGCCGAGATGGGCCTGGAGGAGGCGGGGGTGAAGCTCAACGACTGGGGTCAGATCAAGGTCGACCGGGTGTCCCGCACCAGTGCCCCCGGCGTGTACGCGGCCGGTGACTGCACCGGCGTCTTCATGCTCGCCTCGGTGGCGGCCATGCAGGGCCGGATCGCGATGTACCACGCGCTCGGCGACGCGGTGCAGCCGCTGAACCTGAAGACCGTGGCCTCCAACGTCTTCACCGACCCGGAGATCGCCACCGTCGGCTACACCGCCGCCGACGTGAGTTGCGGCAAGATGGACGCGGTCGAGGTCAAGCTGCCGCTGCGGGGCAACCCGCGGGCCAAGATGCAGGGCATCCGGGACGGCTTCGTGAAGCTGTTCTGCCGCCCGGGCACCGGCATCGTGGTCGGCGGCGTGGTGGTCGCCCCGCGCGCCAGCGAGCTGATCCACCCGATCGCGCTCGCGGTGGACGCCAATCTGACGGTCGAACAGGTGGCCAGCGCCTTCACCATCTACCCGTCCGTCTCCGGCTCGACCGCCGAGGCCGCCCGGCAGCTGCACATCCGCAAGCGGGCCGACGGCGAATCCTGA
- a CDS encoding gamma-glutamylcyclotransferase, with translation MPLYAAYATNLDARQMTRRAPHSPLRGTGWLDGWRLTFGGEQLGWEGSLATVVEDEKEQVFVSLYDVAPMDEEGLDRWEGVQLGIYRKIKLRAHTLDGDIPVWTYVLNDYEGGLPAARYLGLVADAAESAGAPHDYVLDLRRRPC, from the coding sequence ATGCCCCTCTACGCCGCGTATGCCACCAACCTCGATGCTCGGCAGATGACCCGCCGCGCTCCGCACTCCCCGCTGCGCGGTACCGGGTGGCTGGACGGCTGGCGGCTCACCTTCGGCGGCGAGCAGCTCGGCTGGGAGGGCTCGCTGGCCACCGTGGTCGAGGACGAGAAGGAGCAGGTCTTCGTCTCGCTCTACGACGTCGCGCCGATGGACGAGGAGGGCCTGGACCGCTGGGAGGGCGTCCAGCTCGGCATCTACCGCAAGATCAAGCTGCGCGCGCACACCCTGGACGGCGACATCCCGGTCTGGACGTACGTGCTCAACGACTACGAGGGCGGCCTGCCCGCCGCCCGCTACCTGGGCCTGGTCGCCGACGCGGCGGAGAGCGCCGGGGCGCCGCACGACTACGTCCTGGACCTGCGCCGCCGCCCCTGCTGA
- a CDS encoding purine-nucleoside phosphorylase — MNASPQSVVSADPYAAAQAAAERLRELTGAERHDVALVMGSGWVPAADALGETVAEFPVTDLPGFPAPAVAGHAGTIRSVKIGDKRALIFLGRNHYYEGHGVATVVHGVRTAAAAGCGIIVLTNGCGGLRDGWVPGQPVLISDHINLTADSPIVGANFVDLTDLYSKRLRDLCREVDSTLDEAVYVQFRGPHYETPAEVHMARVIGGELVGMSTTLEAIAAREAGAEVLGISLVTNLAAGITGEPLNHAEVLEAGKASAERMGALLAKVLERI; from the coding sequence GTGAACGCATCTCCTCAGTCGGTCGTCTCCGCCGACCCCTACGCCGCCGCCCAGGCCGCCGCCGAGCGCCTGCGCGAGCTGACCGGCGCCGAGCGCCACGACGTCGCCCTGGTGATGGGCTCCGGCTGGGTGCCGGCCGCCGACGCCCTCGGCGAGACCGTGGCGGAGTTCCCGGTCACCGACCTCCCGGGCTTCCCCGCCCCCGCCGTGGCCGGCCACGCCGGCACGATCCGCTCGGTGAAGATCGGCGACAAGCGCGCCCTGATCTTCCTGGGCCGCAACCACTACTACGAGGGCCACGGCGTGGCCACCGTGGTCCACGGCGTGCGCACCGCCGCCGCCGCCGGCTGCGGCATCATCGTGCTGACCAACGGCTGCGGCGGTCTGCGCGACGGCTGGGTCCCCGGCCAGCCGGTCCTGATCAGCGACCACATCAACCTGACCGCGGACTCCCCGATCGTCGGCGCCAACTTCGTCGACCTGACGGACCTCTACTCCAAGCGGCTGCGCGACCTCTGCCGCGAGGTGGACTCCACCCTCGACGAGGCCGTCTACGTGCAGTTCCGCGGCCCGCACTACGAGACCCCGGCCGAGGTCCACATGGCCCGGGTGATCGGTGGCGAGCTGGTCGGCATGTCCACCACGCTGGAGGCCATCGCCGCCCGCGAGGCCGGCGCCGAGGTGCTCGGCATCTCGCTGGTCACCAACCTGGCGGCCGGCATCACCGGTGAGCCGCTCAACCACGCCGAGGTGCTGGAGGCCGGCAAGGCCTCCGCCGAGCGCATGGGCGCGCTGCTCGCGAAGGTCCTTGAGCGGATCTGA
- a CDS encoding phospho-sugar mutase: MTQAPTTDLLARARTWLAEDPDPQTREELAALLAAAEGPDAESDSKLAWSRLAERFSDRLQFGTAGLRGELGAGPMRMNRAVVIRAAAGLVAYVKKENLGDLVVIGYDARHKSFDFARDTAAVVVGAGLRAALLPRALPTPVLAFAVRHLGAAAGVTVTASHNPPQDNGYKVYLGDGSQIVPPADAGIAAEIDAIGSLAEVPLAEDGWDVVGEDVVDAYLARAVSIVDPHSPRDLAVVYTPMHGVGRDTLVAAFDRAGFPAPTVVAEQAEPDPDFPTVAFPNPEEPGAMDLAFRTAAAVGPDIVIANDPDADRCAVAVPANGTAGGDGTGWRMLRGDDVGALLGAALVAKRATGTFATTIVSSTLLGRIAEAAGLGYAETLTGFKWIARADGLRYGFEEALGYCVDPQGVRDKDGITAALLVAELAATLKRSGRTLADLLDDLALEHGLHATDQLSVRVEDLALIAEAMQRLRERPPTVLAGLTVTRADDLTAGSADLPPTDGLRYYLAGEGVRSARIVVRPSGTEPKLKCYLEVVLPVGSAADLAPARERAAELLGAIKRDLAAAAGIDA; encoded by the coding sequence ATGACGCAGGCACCCACCACCGATCTCCTCGCCCGGGCCCGGACCTGGCTGGCCGAGGACCCCGACCCGCAGACCCGCGAGGAGCTGGCCGCGCTGCTGGCCGCGGCCGAGGGCCCGGACGCCGAGTCGGACAGCAAGCTCGCCTGGTCGCGACTGGCCGAGCGGTTCTCCGACCGCCTCCAGTTCGGCACCGCCGGCCTGCGCGGCGAGCTGGGCGCGGGCCCGATGCGGATGAACCGCGCCGTGGTGATCCGGGCCGCCGCCGGCCTGGTGGCGTACGTGAAGAAGGAGAACCTGGGCGACCTCGTCGTCATCGGCTACGACGCCCGGCACAAGTCCTTCGACTTCGCCCGGGACACCGCCGCCGTGGTGGTCGGCGCCGGCCTGCGGGCCGCCCTGCTGCCGCGCGCGCTGCCCACCCCGGTGCTCGCCTTCGCGGTCCGCCACCTGGGCGCGGCCGCCGGGGTCACCGTGACCGCCAGCCACAACCCGCCGCAGGACAACGGCTACAAGGTCTACCTGGGCGACGGCTCGCAGATCGTCCCGCCGGCCGACGCCGGGATCGCCGCCGAGATCGACGCGATCGGCTCGCTCGCCGAAGTCCCGCTCGCCGAGGACGGCTGGGACGTCGTCGGCGAGGACGTCGTGGACGCCTACCTGGCCCGCGCCGTCTCCATCGTGGACCCGCACAGCCCGCGCGACCTGGCCGTCGTCTACACCCCGATGCACGGCGTCGGCCGGGACACCCTGGTCGCCGCCTTCGACCGGGCCGGCTTCCCCGCGCCCACCGTGGTCGCCGAACAGGCCGAGCCCGACCCGGACTTCCCGACCGTGGCCTTCCCCAACCCGGAGGAGCCGGGGGCGATGGACCTCGCCTTCCGCACCGCCGCCGCGGTCGGCCCGGACATCGTCATCGCCAACGACCCGGACGCCGACCGCTGCGCGGTGGCCGTCCCGGCCAACGGCACCGCCGGCGGCGACGGCACCGGCTGGCGGATGCTGCGCGGCGACGACGTGGGCGCGCTGCTGGGCGCCGCGCTGGTCGCCAAGCGGGCCACCGGCACCTTCGCCACCACCATCGTCTCCTCCACCCTGCTCGGCCGGATCGCCGAGGCGGCCGGGCTGGGCTACGCCGAGACGCTGACCGGCTTCAAGTGGATCGCCCGCGCCGACGGCCTGCGCTACGGCTTCGAGGAGGCGCTGGGCTACTGCGTCGACCCGCAGGGCGTGCGCGACAAGGACGGCATCACCGCCGCCCTGCTGGTCGCCGAGCTGGCCGCGACCCTCAAGCGGTCCGGCCGCACCCTGGCCGACCTGCTGGACGACCTGGCGCTGGAGCACGGCCTGCACGCCACCGACCAGCTCTCCGTCCGGGTGGAGGACCTCGCGCTGATCGCGGAGGCGATGCAGCGCCTGCGCGAGCGGCCGCCGACCGTGCTGGCCGGCCTGACGGTCACCCGGGCCGACGACCTGACCGCCGGCTCCGCCGACCTGCCGCCCACCGACGGCCTGCGCTACTACCTGGCCGGCGAGGGCGTCCGCTCGGCCCGGATCGTGGTCCGGCCGTCCGGCACCGAGCCCAAGCTGAAGTGCTACCTGGAGGTCGTCCTCCCGGTCGGCTCGGCCGCCGACCTGGCCCCCGCCCGGGAGCGCGCCGCCGAGCTGCTCGGCGCGATCAAGCGCGACCTGGCCGCGGCCGCCGGCATCGACGCCTGA